In Spirobacillus cienkowskii, a genomic segment contains:
- a CDS encoding cation diffusion facilitator family transporter: MNNERIDNLLNSKIAQKAALTAAICAAILALGKLTLYFITGSLIVALSAWDSTIDMIVSLVNRKIVKFSRLDADSNHPYGHGRAESIAALGQGCLIIGGAIGIIASSFSQIYDHYSGHNILKNHTDWRILVFFLFAALVSIFVTKMLKRNGDKLNSPALLADSEHYRVDFITNISSGFAILLVLISENPVLDPIIAFLFALYIIYGAFGLIKTSINELMDHDISEDIKIKVLKKIKEIDPRIIDVHRFRGRKIGHKYFFDFHVTLPVSLLFSEVHEVIENIEEILTREFDSDVIVHADPDSAI, from the coding sequence ATGAATAATGAGCGTATTGATAATTTGCTAAATTCTAAAATCGCACAAAAAGCAGCTTTAACGGCAGCAATTTGTGCAGCTATTTTAGCATTAGGAAAATTAACACTTTACTTTATTACAGGATCTTTAATTGTTGCATTATCAGCTTGGGATAGCACAATTGATATGATAGTCAGTCTTGTTAACAGAAAAATTGTTAAATTTTCAAGGCTAGATGCAGATAGCAATCACCCTTATGGACATGGACGAGCAGAAAGCATTGCAGCTTTAGGTCAAGGTTGTTTAATAATTGGTGGTGCAATTGGTATAATAGCTTCAAGTTTTAGTCAAATATACGATCATTACTCTGGACATAATATTTTAAAAAATCATACGGATTGGAGAATATTAGTATTCTTTTTATTTGCAGCACTTGTTAGTATTTTTGTAACAAAAATGTTAAAACGGAATGGAGATAAGCTAAATAGCCCCGCTTTACTTGCTGATTCTGAGCATTATAGAGTAGATTTTATTACAAATATATCTAGTGGGTTTGCTATTTTATTGGTATTAATAAGTGAAAATCCAGTTTTGGATCCTATTATTGCATTTTTATTTGCTTTATATATTATATATGGAGCATTTGGATTAATAAAAACAAGTATTAATGAACTGATGGATCATGATATATCCGAAGATATTAAAATTAAAGTATTAAAAAAAATTAAAGAAATTGATCCTAGAATTATTGACGTTCATAGGTTTAGAGGAAGAAAAATAGGTCATAAGTATTTTTTTGATTTTCATGTCACTTTACCTGTGTCTCTTTTGTTTTCTGAGGTTCATGAGGTTATAGAAAATATTGAAGAAATATTAACTCGTGAATTTGATAGTGACGTCATTGTTCACGCCGATCCAGATAGTGCTATATAA
- a CDS encoding methylmalonyl-CoA mutase family protein has translation MSSIKKEIVRKKEFTTASNYIVDELYYPNNARNEIQFSENIGFPGEYPFTRGIHEKMYRSHFWTMRQYAGFATAEESNKRYKYLLNQGQTGLSVAFDLPTQIGYDSDSPQAAGEVGKVGVAIDTLADMEVLLDGIPLDKISTSMTINASAAVLLAFYIAAAEKRGISAKSLRGTIQNDILKEYIARGTYIFPPVHSMRIITDIFSFCKEHVPQWNTISISGYHIREAGSTASEEVGFTLANGIAYVDAAMKSGLNIDEFAPRLSFFFNSFTDLLEEVSKFRAARRAWAKIMKNRFGAKDPKSLMLRFHTQTAGSTLTAQQPDNNIVRVTIQALAAVLGGTQSLHTNSRDEALALPTEESARVALRTQQIIAYESGVAETVNPLAGSYYIEETTNRIEKEIFEIINKIDSIGGMIKAIEVGYVQAVIQKSAYSYQQDIEAKKRVIVGVNQFEIEEPELSGLLKIENSVEVNQVNFVKKIKQTRDNLVVKEVLEDLKKIAETKENIMPQIIKAVKVYASVGEICNVLREVFGEYKENIIL, from the coding sequence ATGTCGTCAATTAAAAAAGAAATCGTTCGTAAAAAAGAATTTACAACAGCTTCTAATTATATAGTTGATGAATTATATTATCCTAATAATGCAAGAAATGAAATACAATTTTCGGAAAATATTGGTTTTCCTGGAGAATATCCCTTTACAAGAGGTATTCATGAAAAAATGTATAGAAGTCATTTTTGGACTATGCGGCAATATGCAGGTTTTGCAACTGCAGAAGAAAGTAATAAAAGATATAAATATTTATTGAACCAGGGTCAAACTGGTTTGAGTGTCGCTTTTGATTTGCCTACCCAAATTGGATACGACTCAGATAGTCCACAAGCAGCTGGAGAGGTAGGAAAAGTAGGAGTTGCAATAGACACTCTTGCAGATATGGAAGTTCTTTTAGATGGTATACCTCTTGATAAAATTTCCACATCAATGACCATCAATGCTTCTGCGGCGGTGTTGTTGGCTTTTTATATTGCAGCTGCCGAAAAAAGAGGTATCTCTGCAAAAAGCCTAAGGGGTACAATTCAAAATGATATCTTAAAAGAGTACATCGCTCGTGGGACTTATATTTTTCCGCCTGTTCATTCTATGAGAATTATAACCGATATCTTTTCTTTTTGTAAGGAACATGTTCCGCAATGGAATACCATTTCTATTAGTGGATATCATATACGTGAAGCAGGAAGTACTGCTTCTGAAGAAGTAGGTTTTACGTTAGCCAATGGAATTGCCTATGTGGACGCGGCAATGAAATCTGGGTTAAATATTGATGAGTTTGCTCCTAGATTATCATTTTTTTTTAATAGTTTCACAGACCTGTTAGAAGAAGTGAGTAAGTTTAGAGCTGCAAGGCGTGCATGGGCCAAAATAATGAAAAACCGTTTTGGCGCGAAAGATCCAAAAAGTTTGATGTTACGATTTCATACTCAGACTGCTGGTTCAACGTTAACAGCGCAACAGCCTGATAACAACATTGTAAGAGTAACTATTCAAGCTCTTGCTGCTGTGCTTGGGGGGACGCAAAGTTTACATACTAATAGTAGGGATGAGGCTCTTGCACTCCCTACAGAAGAATCAGCTAGAGTTGCTCTGCGAACTCAGCAAATTATTGCTTATGAAAGCGGAGTTGCAGAAACAGTCAATCCTTTGGCTGGAAGTTATTATATAGAAGAAACGACCAATCGAATTGAAAAAGAAATTTTTGAGATTATAAATAAAATTGATTCTATTGGAGGAATGATTAAGGCAATTGAAGTGGGATATGTTCAGGCTGTTATTCAAAAATCCGCATATTCTTACCAACAAGATATTGAAGCCAAAAAAAGAGTGATTGTTGGGGTTAATCAGTTTGAGATAGAAGAGCCAGAATTATCTGGTCTTTTAAAGATTGAAAATTCTGTGGAAGTTAATCAAGTAAATTTTGTAAAAAAAATTAAGCAGACTAGAGATAATCTGGTTGTTAAAGAAGTTCTTGAAGATTTAAAAAAAATTGCAGAAACTAAAGAAAATATAATGCCTCAAATAATTAAGGCAGTTAAGGTTTATGCAAGTGTAGGCGAAATTTGTAATGTTTTAAGAGAAGTATTTGGGGAATATAAGGAAAATATTATACTATGA
- a CDS encoding OmpA family protein, which yields MIYKCAKFIIIILSFSLYIQCFAYTAANSVVYLNIPKLYINNFSHKTYSEENCYSRGADEVKTIKINYSQRTDNPNEYKVGWNYQIETELAHYLKPTLGGEVQIMRCLPPGKWVFLGKGNVENLNGNNVEARIYGIDTKSIESDKTFNHLVETKNLYWRPMVGDIVFPLQKVINKKIAISPKIELASEEIFISSELNQFSYEISKQGEELLKEIFEIFKNKRGRLIIEGYVLTSGNREDLRIESLMRAQAVLKFLANTFELDQTQIIAVGYGNDWFKPGMQRLKTWPKKNIISGITIKMLYE from the coding sequence ATGATTTACAAATGTGCAAAATTCATAATAATAATTTTAAGTTTTTCATTATATATTCAATGCTTTGCATATACTGCAGCAAATTCTGTTGTGTATTTAAATATACCAAAATTATATATTAATAACTTCTCTCATAAAACTTATTCTGAAGAAAATTGCTACTCAAGAGGCGCTGATGAAGTCAAAACAATAAAAATAAATTATTCGCAACGAACAGATAATCCAAATGAATACAAAGTGGGATGGAATTATCAAATAGAAACAGAATTAGCACATTATTTAAAACCAACACTAGGTGGAGAAGTACAAATCATGAGGTGTTTACCTCCTGGTAAATGGGTTTTTCTTGGTAAAGGAAATGTAGAAAATTTAAATGGCAACAATGTAGAAGCAAGAATTTATGGAATTGATACCAAATCCATAGAATCAGATAAAACATTTAATCACCTTGTAGAAACAAAAAATTTATATTGGAGGCCAATGGTTGGTGACATCGTGTTTCCATTACAAAAAGTAATAAATAAAAAAATCGCAATTAGCCCTAAAATAGAACTCGCATCTGAAGAAATTTTTATTAGCTCTGAATTAAATCAATTTTCTTACGAAATATCAAAACAAGGTGAAGAACTTTTAAAAGAAATATTTGAAATATTTAAAAACAAAAGAGGTAGATTAATAATTGAAGGATATGTGCTAACATCAGGCAATCGAGAAGATTTAAGAATTGAAAGTTTAATGAGAGCACAAGCTGTATTAAAATTTCTAGCAAACACTTTTGAATTAGACCAAACGCAAATTATTGCTGTGGGATACGGTAATGATTGGTTTAAGCCAGGAATGCAACGTTTAAAAACTTGGCCCAAAAAGAACATAATAAGCGGTATAACAATTAAAATGCTTTATGAGTAA
- the trmB gene encoding tRNA (guanosine(46)-N7)-methyltransferase TrmB translates to MKKVGTIIDNLRKGGKAPERHSNPYLNEVLNLDEYLYTAQELKEKSSIFANSSRPLVLEIGCYMGKNVLEIAQQNPHLNILGIDITYKRVVKAAKKLKNFNIPNAKIAICDARMLFTEIIPDQSLHGVCIFFPDPWPKDKHEKNRLLSSQFIENLLKKLTTNGFLWFKTDHKLYFEETNKLLLNLGFEQELNNTLQPSLILGGPYETAFQKIFTQKGVPFFQSIYLKSRV, encoded by the coding sequence ATGAAGAAAGTTGGAACAATTATAGATAACCTTAGAAAAGGAGGTAAGGCTCCTGAGAGACATAGTAACCCTTATCTAAATGAAGTTTTAAATTTAGACGAATATTTGTATACTGCTCAAGAACTTAAAGAAAAATCTTCAATTTTTGCAAATAGCAGTCGTCCATTGGTTTTAGAAATTGGATGTTATATGGGAAAAAATGTGCTTGAGATTGCTCAGCAAAACCCTCATTTAAATATTTTAGGAATTGATATTACATATAAAAGAGTTGTAAAAGCAGCTAAAAAGCTTAAAAATTTTAATATACCAAACGCTAAGATTGCTATATGTGATGCAAGAATGTTATTTACCGAAATTATTCCAGATCAATCGTTGCATGGTGTTTGTATTTTCTTTCCAGACCCTTGGCCAAAAGATAAGCACGAAAAAAATAGATTGCTTTCTAGTCAATTTATTGAAAATCTTTTAAAAAAGCTCACTACTAATGGTTTTCTATGGTTTAAAACTGATCATAAATTATACTTTGAAGAGACAAATAAATTATTATTAAATTTGGGGTTTGAGCAAGAATTGAATAATACATTACAACCAAGTTTAATTTTAGGAGGCCCTTACGAAACTGCGTTTCAAAAAATATTTACTCAAAAAGGAGTGCCTTTTTTTCAAAGTATATATCTTAAAAGCAGGGTTTAA
- the queG gene encoding tRNA epoxyqueuosine(34) reductase QueG, with protein MKLNNEITKLINKYNVEVFSIFSFENEHNHIIKKDLPAFEKWLNDNANAEMDFLKNNIEVRKDPNLILKNVKNAIIFLFPYSAGHRVRGKGKIDSDNLKFVFNENSIISKKLISRYVFGKDYHKVIKKYLNNISNDINNYFNDKYSFRAVVDSVPFFDRAYARESGIGFVGKNTMLIRPGMGSFFFVATLLTTAPIELLKYKSEDLSNRILSLDCGDCQKCLDSCPTQAFKKPYYLDANRCLSYLTIEHRNLVSEEYIPFFSNTIYGCDICQEVCPYNFVTSDFKILNEFSNFHKPFLTIDVKDIALMDMSQYEKWFGGTAATRAKYEGLVRNALYHLHATSSPDINEVLNKLEFSSYEIISRTVKQIRELKVSKDK; from the coding sequence ATGAAATTAAATAATGAAATTACAAAATTAATTAATAAATATAATGTTGAAGTTTTTAGCATCTTTTCTTTTGAAAATGAGCATAATCATATTATTAAAAAAGACTTACCTGCTTTTGAAAAATGGCTTAATGACAACGCAAATGCTGAAATGGATTTTTTAAAAAATAATATTGAAGTTAGAAAAGATCCTAATTTAATTTTAAAAAATGTAAAAAATGCAATTATATTTTTGTTTCCTTATTCGGCTGGTCATCGAGTAAGAGGTAAAGGTAAAATAGATTCAGATAATTTAAAGTTTGTTTTTAACGAAAATTCTATTATTTCTAAAAAGTTAATTTCTCGTTATGTATTTGGTAAAGATTATCATAAGGTAATAAAAAAATATTTAAATAATATTTCAAATGATATAAATAATTATTTTAATGATAAGTATAGTTTTCGTGCTGTTGTTGATTCTGTACCATTTTTTGATAGAGCTTACGCAAGAGAATCTGGAATTGGATTTGTTGGTAAAAATACTATGTTAATTAGACCAGGAATGGGCAGCTTTTTTTTTGTTGCAACTCTTTTAACAACAGCTCCTATTGAACTGCTTAAATATAAATCAGAAGATTTAAGCAATAGAATTTTGTCTTTGGATTGTGGTGATTGTCAAAAATGCCTTGATTCATGCCCTACCCAAGCATTTAAAAAACCCTACTATTTAGATGCAAATCGATGCTTATCATACTTAACTATTGAGCATAGAAATCTTGTATCAGAAGAGTATATTCCCTTTTTCTCAAATACAATTTATGGCTGTGATATCTGCCAAGAGGTTTGTCCATATAATTTTGTAACCTCTGACTTTAAAATTTTAAATGAGTTTTCTAATTTTCATAAGCCTTTTTTAACAATTGATGTTAAAGATATTGCTTTAATGGATATGTCACAATACGAAAAGTGGTTTGGAGGAACAGCAGCGACAAGAGCTAAATATGAAGGTTTGGTTAGAAATGCCTTATATCATTTGCATGCTACTTCTAGTCCAGATATAAACGAAGTATTAAATAAGCTTGAGTTTTCTTCTTATGAGATTATTTCAAGAACTGTAAAACAAATTAGAGAATTAAAAGTTTCTAAGGATAAATGA
- a CDS encoding ABC transporter ATP-binding protein: MESSNIISLQNIKVEFVKNQPVLQNFNLNLNKGETLAILGPGGSGKTTIIKVILGIVKPQLGNVSIFRKNINFLNYNEKTTLFKKIGTAFQQGALFDFMTVRENILFALENMTNFNKKEQEERVIAYLDQVSLLKSANKSPGELSGGMKRRVGVIRALVTDPELVLLDEPTAGLDPVTTTVIIDMIHSIAKNTGTTIISVTSNLDFAFRFSSKVAILKDGQIIGQGTKDELLGLDNEWISKFLTIRKNNF, translated from the coding sequence ATGGAAAGCTCAAATATCATTTCTCTTCAAAACATAAAAGTTGAATTTGTAAAAAATCAACCCGTCCTTCAAAACTTTAATTTAAACCTTAATAAGGGAGAAACGTTAGCGATTCTCGGACCTGGAGGTTCGGGAAAAACAACTATAATTAAAGTTATATTAGGAATTGTAAAACCGCAATTAGGAAATGTGTCTATTTTTAGAAAAAATATTAATTTTTTAAATTATAATGAAAAAACAACGCTCTTTAAAAAAATAGGTACAGCATTTCAGCAAGGAGCATTGTTTGATTTCATGACAGTAAGAGAAAATATACTTTTTGCTTTAGAAAATATGACAAATTTTAATAAAAAGGAACAAGAAGAACGAGTTATAGCATATTTAGATCAAGTTTCTCTTCTTAAATCTGCAAATAAATCTCCTGGAGAATTATCAGGAGGAATGAAAAGAAGAGTTGGGGTCATTCGTGCTTTAGTGACAGACCCTGAACTTGTTTTACTCGACGAACCCACTGCAGGACTCGATCCAGTTACAACAACTGTTATAATTGATATGATTCATTCAATTGCAAAAAATACAGGTACTACAATAATAAGTGTCACTTCTAATTTAGATTTTGCATTTCGTTTCTCTAGCAAAGTTGCTATACTAAAGGATGGTCAAATTATTGGTCAAGGAACAAAAGATGAGCTTCTTGGCTTAGATAATGAATGGATTTCAAAATTCTTGACAATTAGAAAAAATAATTTTTAA